The following coding sequences lie in one Alicyclobacillus curvatus genomic window:
- a CDS encoding MFS transporter codes for MKIEYSQGSDWVKYAKVVLFWNWLAWFFNFMDRGLIGPLLPLMRPYFHLSLTAAGGVVSLFFVGYLSTFVGGFLSDRFGRKKVIAPSVLGFGTVTMLTSLARSTPWLSLIRVITGIFEGFQYSPGAAWLSETYPHAKRGKALAIWETGYSLGTLGGMVLATLVGAHWGWRAPWPIAGVLSIVAGLLMIVFVKERPQHLTPAYDELKVVVKTDESPRIRDVFRMRNVWVVFILHGLYNFTFWMAGAWITTYIIKVKHLSLINGGLLSAMLFGGVSIGLILNGAIGDRIGRVKTVSLLTFISAIVMFAFTQVTSPFMLYLTIILVGLFGAYISSAIALVTDTSGPQVAGTAFGICTFGGEIGAVLGPILGGFVAQYFGFQTAFYMLPVSLLLAGIIVWVARDVHKDFQFSTSDTSSVNAG; via the coding sequence GTGAAAATCGAGTATAGTCAAGGCTCCGACTGGGTGAAATATGCAAAGGTTGTTCTGTTTTGGAACTGGTTAGCATGGTTTTTCAACTTCATGGACCGAGGATTGATTGGACCGTTACTCCCGTTGATGCGTCCGTACTTTCACCTATCATTGACAGCAGCTGGGGGAGTTGTCTCCCTGTTTTTCGTCGGATATCTATCCACGTTTGTGGGCGGTTTCTTGTCGGACAGATTCGGTCGAAAGAAAGTGATTGCACCATCTGTGCTCGGCTTCGGTACAGTTACCATGTTGACATCACTAGCGCGGTCGACCCCTTGGCTGTCGCTTATACGCGTAATTACTGGAATATTCGAGGGATTCCAATACTCGCCTGGTGCTGCGTGGTTGAGTGAAACATATCCGCATGCAAAACGTGGCAAGGCTCTGGCTATCTGGGAGACAGGATATAGTCTAGGCACGCTTGGCGGAATGGTACTGGCTACTTTAGTGGGGGCTCATTGGGGATGGAGGGCACCATGGCCCATTGCCGGTGTGTTAAGTATTGTAGCAGGCCTTCTGATGATTGTATTCGTTAAGGAACGCCCCCAGCACTTAACACCAGCGTACGACGAACTGAAGGTTGTTGTGAAAACAGACGAATCACCGCGAATTCGAGATGTGTTTCGAATGCGCAACGTATGGGTTGTCTTCATACTACATGGACTCTACAATTTCACCTTCTGGATGGCAGGCGCGTGGATCACGACGTACATCATCAAAGTGAAACACTTGTCACTCATTAACGGTGGCCTCTTGTCAGCGATGCTCTTTGGCGGTGTTTCGATTGGACTGATTTTAAATGGAGCTATTGGCGACAGAATTGGTCGAGTTAAAACGGTCAGCTTGTTGACGTTCATTTCCGCGATTGTCATGTTTGCCTTCACTCAGGTTACCTCCCCTTTCATGCTTTATTTGACAATCATTCTCGTTGGACTCTTCGGGGCCTACATTTCTTCAGCCATTGCTCTGGTTACAGACACCTCAGGGCCTCAGGTCGCGGGAACCGCGTTTGGGATTTGCACATTTGGCGGAGAGATTGGGGCAGTGCTCGGACCCATCTTAGGTGGGTTTGTGGCGCAATATTTTGGATTTCAGACAGCGTTTTATATGTTGCCTGTATCGCTGCTTCTCGCGGGCATCATAGTCTGGGTCGCTCGGGATGTTCACAAAGATTTTCAATTTAGCACTTCTGATACATCTAGTGTGAATGCAGGCTGA
- a CDS encoding arylsulfatase, with product MSDRPNVVLILNDDMGYSDIHCYGGEVDTPNLDRLAENGIRFTQFYNTARCSPSRASLLTGLHPHQTGVGVLTYDQGPEGYPGDLNRNCVTIAEVLKQEGYHTYMSGKWHVARDLDQPSDSWPLQRGFDKFYGTIIGAGSYYYPNTLTRQNENIEHEAFEQDDFFYTDTISQQAVDYINEHEKTSPSDPFFLYVAYTAPHWPLHAHESDVLKYENRFREGWDRLRQERMQRMKQMGILDPSWELSERDPTQPKWENAENKEWLLRCMETYAAQIDRMDQGIGAILDALQQADQLDNTIVMFLSDNGGCAEPIPPDVSADEMVHDLRLAQSHTRKGDPVQFGNSPDIVPGPENTYQSYGVAWANLSNTPFRYYKHWVHEGGISTPFIVHWPEGIQDRGVLRHTPAYLPDVMATIVDIAGAAYPDRFHGYEILPCEGTSIRRVFEFDQMKPRPMFWEHEGNAAVRIGNWKMVRRYPGSWELYDMAADRTEMHDLSAQHPDRVKEMSEMYEEWAHRCQVIPREKILEIIHNSPAKAFWDKDDQG from the coding sequence ATGAGCGATAGACCCAATGTTGTCTTGATTTTAAACGATGACATGGGGTACTCAGACATTCATTGCTACGGCGGTGAAGTTGATACCCCTAACCTTGATCGTCTTGCTGAGAACGGTATTCGCTTTACACAGTTCTATAATACCGCTAGGTGCAGCCCGTCCCGGGCATCACTCTTAACTGGATTGCATCCGCATCAAACAGGCGTGGGAGTCTTAACATATGACCAAGGACCAGAGGGGTATCCCGGTGACTTAAACAGAAACTGTGTAACCATTGCAGAGGTACTGAAACAAGAGGGCTACCATACTTACATGAGCGGTAAGTGGCACGTCGCACGTGACTTGGACCAGCCATCTGATAGCTGGCCTTTGCAGCGGGGCTTTGACAAGTTCTACGGGACTATCATTGGGGCTGGGAGCTACTATTATCCCAATACGTTGACACGGCAGAACGAAAATATCGAGCACGAAGCCTTTGAGCAAGACGACTTTTTCTATACGGACACAATCAGCCAACAGGCAGTTGATTATATCAACGAACATGAGAAAACATCTCCTTCCGACCCGTTCTTTCTTTATGTTGCCTACACCGCACCCCACTGGCCCCTCCATGCACACGAGTCTGACGTCCTAAAATACGAGAATCGCTTTAGGGAAGGTTGGGATCGACTTAGGCAAGAGCGGATGCAGCGTATGAAGCAGATGGGAATATTGGACCCATCCTGGGAGCTGTCGGAGCGTGATCCTACCCAACCCAAGTGGGAGAATGCAGAGAATAAGGAATGGTTGCTGCGATGTATGGAAACGTACGCAGCGCAGATTGACCGCATGGATCAAGGTATTGGTGCAATTCTGGACGCGTTACAACAAGCAGACCAACTGGATAATACGATTGTTATGTTTCTGTCAGATAACGGTGGATGTGCGGAACCAATACCACCAGACGTGTCAGCGGACGAGATGGTCCATGATCTTAGACTTGCACAGTCCCATACTCGCAAAGGAGACCCCGTTCAGTTCGGGAACAGCCCAGATATTGTGCCTGGGCCAGAAAATACGTATCAAAGCTACGGAGTGGCGTGGGCCAATCTGTCGAATACCCCTTTTAGGTATTACAAGCATTGGGTACACGAAGGAGGAATTTCAACTCCATTTATCGTTCACTGGCCCGAGGGGATACAGGACAGGGGGGTATTAAGACATACTCCGGCCTATCTGCCGGATGTTATGGCAACGATAGTGGACATTGCCGGTGCCGCCTATCCGGACAGGTTTCATGGTTACGAAATCTTACCATGTGAGGGCACAAGTATCCGAAGAGTTTTTGAATTTGACCAGATGAAACCACGCCCAATGTTTTGGGAACACGAGGGTAATGCGGCAGTTCGTATCGGGAATTGGAAGATGGTGAGGAGGTACCCCGGGTCCTGGGAATTGTACGACATGGCGGCGGATAGAACAGAGATGCATGATTTATCAGCTCAACACCCAGACAGGGTGAAAGAGATGAGTGAGATGTACGAGGAGTGGGCTCATCGCTGTCAGGTCATCCCGCGCGAGAAAATTCTCGAGATCATTCATAACAGTCCTGCCAAGGCGTTTTGGGACAAAGATGACCAAGGATGA
- a CDS encoding amino acid ABC transporter permease — translation MMGVISSLPYLLQGALVTVILAVVSMAIGLVLGVFSALVRISHMKGLSQISSFYVSVIRGTPLLVQVYVVYYGLPQVGIALNPLTSGILALSINVGAYLSESFRGAIQSVDKGQTEAAVSIGLTYGQTMRRIILPQCIRTAIPTIGNTYIGLLKDTSLVSVITVTELLQASSLIIAKTYQPLLYYIVAGVIYWILAFLFGLLQQALEKRVSRHVSV, via the coding sequence ATGATGGGCGTAATATCATCACTACCCTACCTCTTGCAGGGAGCGCTCGTAACCGTTATTTTAGCCGTCGTATCTATGGCAATCGGATTGGTCCTTGGCGTCTTCTCGGCGTTGGTAAGGATTTCACATATGAAGGGTCTGTCACAAATCTCTTCTTTCTATGTGTCTGTCATTCGCGGGACACCGCTCTTGGTACAGGTATATGTTGTGTACTACGGTCTTCCACAGGTTGGAATAGCGTTAAACCCACTTACTTCTGGAATTCTCGCCCTGAGTATCAACGTAGGAGCGTATTTGTCCGAGTCATTTAGGGGAGCCATTCAATCGGTTGACAAGGGGCAGACAGAAGCGGCTGTATCAATTGGACTGACGTACGGTCAAACCATGCGACGGATTATTCTGCCGCAGTGCATTCGTACCGCCATTCCCACGATAGGCAACACATATATTGGTCTGTTGAAGGATACATCTTTGGTGTCCGTCATCACCGTTACAGAGTTGCTCCAGGCATCATCTCTGATTATTGCAAAAACATATCAACCGCTGCTGTATTACATCGTAGCAGGCGTAATTTACTGGATACTGGCTTTCCTATTTGGTCTGCTGCAACAAGCCCTTGAGAAGAGAGTGTCTCGGCACGTCAGTGTGTAA
- a CDS encoding saccharopine dehydrogenase NADP-binding domain-containing protein translates to MQIAVLGTGMIGNAIVRELAQSPYIDSVVAVDAVEESLNRCLSSTNSSKVTGQVVSLSDIDSTVRILETVDLAIACLPHSLSMLATRAAIAAKCHLLDLVGSAFEEKLELHEQAVDANVLIVPGCGVAPGISNVLAGRGVELLDTVDEVVMVCGGLPRHPLPPLWYQVVFRLESLLGLCTRPALAVEDGNFVKLPPLSGLTPISFPEPVGECEAVVTDAHSIAYTLRGKVKKLYEMTARYKGHWDKMTTLAELGFLDAEKVEVNGVMVSPVELSSVVLRPKMQGASNEDVTVLRVTAQGYKDNKPVHLEWEMVDVYDKERNLTSMAKTTGFPPVIVAEWMAQGLIQDRGIVAPENLLAGELFNPFISELGKRGVHISARTH, encoded by the coding sequence ATGCAAATTGCAGTACTGGGAACCGGGATGATTGGGAATGCGATTGTACGAGAGTTGGCTCAAAGTCCGTACATAGACAGTGTAGTAGCTGTGGACGCTGTGGAAGAAAGTTTGAATCGGTGTCTGAGTTCTACAAACAGCTCGAAAGTCACAGGCCAGGTTGTGTCCCTGTCCGATATTGACAGTACAGTCAGGATTCTGGAGACCGTAGACCTGGCCATTGCCTGCTTGCCACACTCTTTAAGCATGCTTGCGACGAGGGCTGCAATTGCAGCAAAATGTCACTTGCTAGACCTTGTGGGCTCAGCATTTGAGGAGAAACTTGAATTACACGAACAAGCTGTGGATGCAAACGTCCTCATCGTCCCAGGCTGTGGTGTGGCCCCAGGCATTAGCAACGTTCTCGCTGGGCGTGGCGTTGAGTTGCTTGACACGGTCGATGAAGTTGTCATGGTATGTGGCGGACTACCGCGCCATCCGTTACCACCACTGTGGTATCAAGTTGTGTTTCGACTGGAAAGTCTCTTGGGACTCTGCACCAGACCCGCATTGGCGGTAGAAGATGGTAACTTTGTGAAGCTGCCTCCGTTAAGCGGCTTGACCCCTATCTCGTTCCCAGAACCGGTAGGTGAATGTGAGGCTGTCGTCACTGATGCACACAGTATTGCGTACACCCTGAGAGGAAAAGTGAAAAAGCTTTATGAAATGACCGCTCGATACAAAGGGCACTGGGACAAAATGACGACGCTGGCGGAACTCGGATTTTTGGATGCAGAGAAAGTGGAAGTAAATGGTGTGATGGTCAGCCCGGTTGAGTTGTCGAGCGTTGTGCTCAGACCCAAGATGCAAGGTGCCTCGAATGAGGATGTAACCGTCTTGCGGGTAACCGCACAGGGATATAAGGACAACAAACCAGTACATCTGGAATGGGAAATGGTTGATGTGTACGATAAAGAGCGTAATCTCACATCCATGGCTAAGACCACTGGGTTTCCACCAGTGATTGTGGCTGAATGGATGGCCCAAGGTCTGATTCAAGATAGAGGCATCGTTGCTCCCGAAAATCTGCTTGCCGGAGAGCTGTTTAACCCCTTCATCAGTGAACTTGGCAAGAGAGGCGTACACATTTCTGCTCGCACACACTGA
- a CDS encoding AbrB/MazE/SpoVT family DNA-binding domain-containing protein encodes MKQELTKGSVYVTTATVRKWGNSLAVRIPQEIAEIVKFADGVDIELYVTEDKQVVLRPAYPSADDQEALRKHFLMLRAKCRPGMSVHEDTVIETTGDEIV; translated from the coding sequence TTGAAGCAAGAACTTACGAAGGGATCTGTTTATGTGACAACTGCAACCGTACGTAAATGGGGCAATAGTCTGGCCGTCCGTATACCGCAAGAAATTGCGGAGATAGTCAAATTCGCGGATGGAGTTGATATCGAACTGTACGTTACCGAAGACAAACAGGTGGTACTTCGCCCAGCATACCCATCCGCTGACGACCAAGAAGCGTTACGTAAACATTTTTTAATGCTTCGAGCTAAATGCAGACCAGGAATGTCTGTGCACGAGGATACTGTTATCGAAACAACAGGGGATGAGATTGTTTAA
- a CDS encoding sigma-70 family RNA polymerase sigma factor — MATTIHIDKGLILQVKQRDETAFLELYDRTSTDVARLVSYLLDDPSELEDVIQEIYVAIYRALSKFDTDKSFRAWMMGIVVRQVNAHRRRKWRFHRNDTVLAKNFGSVHVRDIADDVVDDLQSQLLVQSIRGLPAKFKAVVVLYYVHEYTRDEIGEILGIPPGTVASRLRLALERLRRTYPDKLSESEVNNNGL, encoded by the coding sequence ATGGCAACGACGATACACATTGATAAAGGATTGATTTTGCAGGTAAAGCAGCGAGATGAAACAGCATTTTTAGAGCTGTACGACCGTACGAGCACTGATGTTGCGAGATTGGTGTCGTATCTTTTGGATGATCCGTCCGAGCTCGAAGACGTTATCCAAGAGATTTACGTGGCGATTTACAGGGCCTTATCGAAGTTCGACACCGACAAATCCTTCCGCGCGTGGATGATGGGCATTGTCGTCCGCCAGGTAAACGCGCATCGCCGGAGAAAATGGCGGTTCCACCGTAACGACACCGTCCTCGCCAAAAACTTTGGTTCGGTTCATGTCCGTGACATTGCGGACGATGTCGTGGATGACCTGCAAAGTCAGTTGCTGGTGCAATCCATTCGCGGCCTTCCCGCAAAGTTCAAAGCTGTCGTCGTGCTTTACTATGTGCACGAATATACACGCGACGAGATCGGCGAAATTCTTGGAATACCACCCGGCACCGTGGCCTCGAGATTGAGGTTGGCACTAGAAAGGCTTCGCCGTACATACCCGGATAAGCTATCGGAAAGTGAGGTCAATAACAATGGACTTTGA
- a CDS encoding GntR family transcriptional regulator: protein MEMPMDKYTSQDGFVLDPQRSVPLYHQLKDFLKFEAENGRLADATGKLPTEAELAKRFKVSRITVRSALRYLEEQGLVSRERGRGTFLNTNEVENWRGRLLGFTEAIKAAGYEPDSRIIRKGFTKNFPSNVREALMTDEVWELKRLRLADKNPIAIEHAYFPSQIGLLLNDEDVNSLPLYRYIETNLNIILHEGKQIISALSAGQEESEILDVNEGEAMLSVERVTFSVDGEVVEFLDAIYRPDYFQYTIWLTR, encoded by the coding sequence ATGGAGATGCCCATGGATAAATACACCTCTCAGGACGGCTTTGTGTTGGACCCACAACGGTCTGTTCCTCTGTACCATCAATTGAAGGACTTTCTCAAATTCGAAGCAGAAAACGGTCGACTGGCGGATGCAACAGGAAAACTTCCAACAGAGGCGGAATTGGCTAAGCGATTTAAGGTGAGCAGAATCACCGTTCGCAGCGCGTTGCGATACCTGGAGGAGCAAGGATTGGTATCTCGCGAGCGAGGACGTGGTACATTTCTAAACACAAACGAAGTAGAGAACTGGAGAGGCCGTCTTCTAGGGTTTACAGAGGCTATCAAAGCTGCCGGATATGAGCCTGATTCTCGGATAATCCGAAAAGGGTTTACCAAGAACTTTCCGTCTAACGTTCGCGAGGCTCTTATGACCGACGAGGTATGGGAATTGAAGCGGCTACGCCTCGCCGACAAAAATCCAATCGCCATCGAACATGCTTATTTCCCGTCTCAAATTGGCCTCCTTTTGAACGACGAGGACGTCAATTCACTTCCTTTGTATCGATACATTGAAACGAATTTGAACATAATCTTGCACGAGGGAAAACAGATCATCAGTGCTCTGAGTGCAGGACAGGAAGAGTCTGAAATATTGGATGTAAATGAAGGAGAAGCCATGCTTAGTGTGGAGAGAGTTACCTTTTCTGTCGATGGGGAAGTGGTAGAATTCCTCGACGCAATTTACCGGCCAGATTACTTCCAGTACACAATTTGGTTAACGAGATGA
- a CDS encoding amidase, giving the protein MIRRPSLQQLESIAKRYHLELTSEELQSFAGLVDASLQSYERVNQMVEPKLPVKYKRTPGYRPSFKENPFNAWYWKTSVKGSADGKLAGKRIVLKDTISLAGAPMMNGSVVLEGFIPDIDATIVTRILDEGGEIIGKAVSESLSFSGGSHTADTGPVLNPYHETRSAGGSSSGSAVLVAIGEADMSMGGDQGGSIRIPSSWCGVYGLKPSYGLVPYTGVFPIEQTLDHTGPIARCVEDVALLLEVVAGPDGFDPRQSGLPSKPYRQLLTRDLSGVRIGIVQEGFGWEGLSESDVDEIVRDSALAFAKCGASVHTVSIPMHRDGIHLWNVISTEGALSLMIQGNSQGTNWKGYYQTQLLDVYAKGLDTRAKDLPDTVKLVILTGQYMKDAYEGRYYGVAQNLARGLKSVYDSAFRVVDILVMPTTPLKPTKLPGPDATQEEYLARALEMIPNTAPFNITGHPAMNVPCGTSHGLPIGMMLIGRFGEDETVLRAAYAFEQLH; this is encoded by the coding sequence GTGATAAGGCGGCCATCGCTCCAGCAATTGGAAAGTATCGCCAAACGGTATCATCTCGAACTGACATCGGAGGAACTTCAGTCATTCGCAGGTCTGGTGGATGCTTCTTTGCAATCCTACGAGCGCGTCAATCAGATGGTGGAGCCAAAATTGCCGGTCAAGTACAAACGCACCCCCGGGTATCGACCTTCTTTTAAAGAAAATCCGTTCAATGCGTGGTATTGGAAGACGTCCGTGAAAGGAAGTGCTGACGGAAAGTTGGCGGGGAAGCGCATTGTGCTGAAAGACACCATCAGTCTGGCAGGCGCACCGATGATGAATGGAAGTGTCGTCCTCGAAGGGTTTATTCCCGATATTGATGCGACCATCGTCACGCGTATTCTTGACGAGGGCGGAGAAATCATCGGGAAAGCGGTCTCCGAGAGCCTGTCCTTTTCAGGTGGCAGCCATACCGCAGACACTGGACCCGTGTTGAACCCGTATCACGAAACGCGATCGGCCGGAGGGTCCTCCAGCGGCAGCGCCGTCCTTGTGGCCATTGGGGAAGCAGATATGTCTATGGGGGGTGATCAAGGCGGATCGATTCGGATACCGAGTTCTTGGTGCGGCGTCTATGGACTCAAACCGTCCTACGGTCTCGTACCCTACACTGGCGTGTTTCCAATTGAGCAGACTTTGGACCACACGGGCCCCATCGCCCGATGTGTCGAAGACGTCGCCCTCTTACTCGAAGTCGTTGCCGGACCCGATGGCTTCGACCCCCGCCAATCGGGGCTACCTTCGAAACCCTACCGCCAGCTGCTAACGAGAGACCTGAGCGGCGTCCGAATCGGGATTGTGCAGGAGGGCTTTGGCTGGGAAGGGTTGTCTGAAAGCGACGTGGACGAGATTGTACGAGACAGTGCCTTGGCGTTTGCAAAGTGCGGGGCCAGTGTACATACCGTCTCGATCCCGATGCACCGAGACGGAATCCATCTGTGGAACGTGATTTCCACCGAAGGTGCGCTCTCCCTCATGATTCAGGGGAACAGTCAAGGAACCAACTGGAAAGGGTATTATCAAACACAGTTGCTTGACGTTTATGCAAAAGGACTTGACACACGTGCAAAGGACTTGCCGGATACGGTCAAACTTGTCATCTTGACCGGCCAGTACATGAAAGACGCTTATGAAGGCCGCTATTACGGGGTTGCCCAGAATCTAGCTCGCGGACTCAAGAGTGTATATGATTCAGCCTTTAGAGTCGTCGATATCCTCGTGATGCCAACCACACCGCTAAAGCCCACCAAGCTTCCCGGACCTGACGCGACCCAGGAGGAGTATCTTGCACGGGCCCTCGAGATGATACCGAACACGGCGCCGTTTAACATCACGGGTCACCCCGCTATGAACGTACCTTGCGGCACATCCCACGGGCTGCCCATCGGGATGATGCTGATTGGACGCTTCGGAGAAGACGAAACCGTACTCAGAGCGGCATATGCGTTCGAGCAACTGCATTAG
- a CDS encoding type II toxin-antitoxin system PemK/MazF family toxin: protein MTITGTVERGSVVWLNMHPTRGHEQSGWRCAIVLSDGLIDKENSTFAMIVPITTQVKDYPFEVSVPTGIETPSPRVPFDELTGVVLTDQAKALDLAARHAVVIGKVEPTSTFYQNVVTNVRSILA from the coding sequence ATGACGATTACAGGAACTGTAGAACGCGGAAGCGTTGTGTGGTTGAATATGCACCCAACGCGAGGGCACGAGCAAAGCGGTTGGCGCTGTGCAATCGTCCTATCAGACGGGCTTATTGATAAGGAAAACTCCACATTTGCCATGATTGTTCCCATAACAACTCAGGTAAAGGATTACCCTTTTGAGGTTTCAGTCCCCACGGGTATAGAAACGCCCTCTCCCCGAGTCCCCTTCGATGAACTGACCGGAGTCGTTCTAACTGATCAAGCCAAAGCTTTAGACCTAGCCGCGAGGCACGCCGTGGTTATTGGCAAAGTAGAGCCCACCTCGACTTTTTATCAGAACGTGGTCACCAATGTACGTTCTATCCTCGCCTGA
- a CDS encoding anaerobic sulfatase maturase produces MDMCSTVSRSAPLSIMWKTVSEDCNLACDYCYYSRTGGKIGKTVRRIDATVLEKFIAEYMKFSGGVASFAWQGGEPLLAGLNFFKTVVSLQAKYAASNTRIANSVQTNATLLNEDWARFFKTYNFLLGVSIDGPRQLHDLRRVTRSGVGSYDRVMNGVEYLRKYGVDFNILTVLHENNIGKAKELFEFYEREGFRYIQFIPGMDFRAQETNKPPRYLITAREYGDFLCDAFDIWYNDGSPKTSIRFFDNMLSVYMNHEAELCVHQRTCPTTLILEQNGDAYPCDFYISDDYKLGNVAEDSLQDILGNYVYQRFLEKKPTLPEKCTTCEFLSLCHGGCPRNRNWNLGEDVDVDYFCESYLQIYRYADERMKNLAREIKIRKLRAYLSAGNIEPKRNEPCICDSGLKYKKCCGPLRSEVYAVSK; encoded by the coding sequence ATGGATATGTGTTCTACCGTCAGTCGCTCCGCACCTCTCAGTATTATGTGGAAAACGGTTTCCGAGGATTGTAATTTAGCCTGCGACTATTGCTACTATAGTCGTACAGGTGGGAAAATTGGAAAGACCGTACGACGAATAGATGCCACTGTACTTGAAAAATTCATTGCTGAGTACATGAAGTTTTCGGGTGGTGTGGCATCCTTTGCGTGGCAAGGCGGTGAACCTCTTCTCGCGGGGCTCAATTTTTTCAAGACCGTGGTTTCTCTTCAGGCCAAATATGCTGCTTCAAACACAAGGATTGCAAATTCTGTACAGACGAATGCAACTTTACTCAACGAGGATTGGGCTCGATTTTTCAAAACATACAACTTTCTCTTGGGTGTCAGTATTGACGGTCCACGCCAGCTGCACGATCTACGACGTGTTACCCGCTCTGGGGTAGGAAGCTATGACAGAGTCATGAATGGCGTCGAATATCTTCGCAAATATGGTGTTGATTTTAACATTCTGACGGTGCTTCACGAGAACAATATCGGAAAGGCCAAGGAGTTATTTGAATTCTATGAGCGGGAAGGATTTCGGTACATTCAGTTCATACCAGGAATGGATTTTCGCGCCCAGGAAACCAATAAACCTCCTCGGTACTTAATCACTGCCAGAGAATACGGTGACTTTCTTTGCGACGCCTTCGATATCTGGTACAACGACGGTAGTCCGAAAACATCCATACGTTTTTTCGATAATATGCTGAGCGTCTATATGAACCATGAGGCGGAATTATGTGTACATCAGAGAACTTGTCCGACAACGCTCATTCTTGAGCAAAATGGTGATGCGTACCCTTGTGATTTCTATATCAGCGATGACTACAAGCTTGGTAATGTAGCTGAAGATAGCCTGCAAGATATTTTGGGTAATTATGTATACCAACGATTTCTAGAGAAGAAACCGACACTGCCGGAGAAATGCACAACATGTGAATTTCTTAGCCTATGTCACGGTGGGTGTCCCAGAAACCGCAACTGGAATTTAGGGGAAGACGTTGACGTTGACTACTTCTGTGAAAGTTATTTACAAATTTATCGGTATGCGGATGAAAGAATGAAGAATTTGGCCAGGGAGATAAAGATTCGCAAGTTAAGAGCGTATCTTTCGGCCGGTAATATTGAACCAAAGCGGAACGAACCCTGTATCTGCGACAGCGGGCTCAAATATAAAAAGTGCTGTGGGCCATTGCGAAGCGAAGTATACGCGGTCTCTAAGTAG
- a CDS encoding amino acid ABC transporter ATP-binding protein, giving the protein MVELSGITKRFGNNTVLNNLSLSINKSEVVVILGPSGSGKSTLLRCITFLEEPDAGVVSVGTHHIEAGVQDPNRKSKIRSLRTHTGFVFQHFNLFPHKTAIENVMEGPLIAKKMRPREARDIAVELLGKVGLADKRDCYPSQLSGGQQQRVAIARALAMQPLVMLFDEPTSALDPELVREVLQVMKDLAKEGMTMIVVTHEMAFAKEVADRVIFMDGGVIVETGTAEDIFDAPKEERTRKFLYNISNN; this is encoded by the coding sequence TTGGTTGAACTTTCCGGCATCACGAAGAGATTCGGGAACAACACCGTACTGAACAATTTGAGTCTAAGTATCAACAAAAGCGAGGTGGTTGTCATCTTGGGGCCGAGTGGCTCAGGCAAGTCTACCTTGTTACGATGCATTACCTTCTTGGAAGAACCCGACGCGGGCGTCGTTTCTGTCGGGACTCATCATATAGAAGCAGGTGTGCAAGACCCTAATCGGAAATCAAAAATTCGTAGTCTACGAACACATACCGGGTTTGTATTTCAGCATTTCAACCTGTTTCCGCATAAAACCGCAATTGAAAACGTCATGGAAGGCCCCCTCATCGCAAAGAAAATGCGGCCGAGGGAGGCGAGGGATATCGCGGTTGAATTGCTCGGAAAGGTTGGATTGGCAGACAAGCGAGACTGTTACCCCTCTCAGTTGTCAGGTGGACAGCAGCAGAGGGTGGCCATAGCTAGAGCCTTGGCAATGCAACCGTTGGTGATGTTGTTTGACGAGCCGACTTCTGCGCTAGACCCAGAACTTGTTCGAGAAGTTCTGCAGGTCATGAAGGACCTTGCGAAGGAAGGCATGACGATGATAGTCGTCACGCATGAGATGGCGTTCGCTAAGGAGGTTGCTGACAGAGTCATTTTCATGGATGGGGGAGTTATCGTCGAGACTGGAACAGCCGAGGATATTTTCGATGCACCGAAGGAAGAACGAACGAGAAAATTCTTATATAACATCTCCAACAATTGA